One genomic region from Streptomyces sp. NBC_00457 encodes:
- a CDS encoding ADP-ribosylglycohydrolase family protein gives MTPVGTEHELADRILGGWLGRIAGNMLGKPVEQGDLWTRDRIDRYLRQAAALPLTDYLPEPVDESDGFELRPEWRQCVRGRIHGSCRDDDVDYAILGLDLLETHGFGFSTEQVGDLWLLRMPYLQTFTAERAAYRNLANGLKPPVTATVDNPYQEWIGALIRADIYGWTCPGVPRRAASLARRDAVLSHTGNGVYGAMWAAALIAAAFTAPTVRHAVDEALAVIPASSRMARTVRRVVSLHDTRMTWEDTLTTVSEETAGLGWIHTVPNAAVLTAGLLYGDGDFTRTITLTVRGGLDTDSNGATAGSVAGVLTGADAIPEQWKDPLEDTVRSAVFGFDGVRISELAERTVRLADGE, from the coding sequence ATGACCCCTGTGGGCACTGAGCACGAGCTCGCGGACCGCATCCTCGGGGGCTGGCTGGGCCGGATCGCGGGCAACATGCTCGGCAAGCCGGTCGAGCAGGGCGATCTGTGGACGCGGGACCGTATCGACCGATATCTGCGGCAGGCCGCCGCCCTGCCCCTCACCGACTATCTGCCCGAGCCGGTCGACGAGAGCGACGGCTTCGAGCTGCGGCCCGAGTGGCGCCAGTGCGTCCGGGGCCGTATCCACGGCAGCTGCCGTGACGACGACGTCGACTACGCGATCCTCGGCCTCGACCTGCTGGAGACCCACGGCTTCGGCTTCAGCACCGAGCAGGTCGGCGACCTGTGGCTGCTGCGGATGCCGTATCTGCAGACGTTCACGGCCGAGCGGGCGGCGTACCGGAACCTCGCCAACGGGCTGAAGCCGCCCGTGACCGCCACCGTCGACAATCCGTACCAGGAGTGGATCGGCGCCCTCATCCGCGCCGACATCTACGGCTGGACCTGCCCCGGCGTCCCCCGCCGCGCCGCCTCCCTCGCCCGCCGGGACGCGGTGCTGTCCCACACAGGCAACGGCGTGTACGGCGCGATGTGGGCGGCCGCGCTGATCGCGGCGGCGTTCACCGCGCCCACGGTGCGGCACGCCGTGGACGAGGCGCTGGCCGTGATCCCGGCGAGCAGCCGCATGGCCCGCACCGTGCGCCGTGTCGTCTCGCTGCACGACACCCGGATGACCTGGGAGGACACGCTCACCACCGTGTCCGAGGAGACCGCCGGGCTGGGCTGGATCCACACCGTCCCGAACGCGGCCGTGCTCACCGCCGGGCTCCTGTACGGCGACGGCGACTTCACCCGCACCATCACCCTCACCGTCCGCGGCGGCCTGGACACCGACTCCAACGGCGCGACCGCGGGCTCGGTGGCCGGTGTGCTGACCGGTGCGGACGCGATTCCGGAACAGTGGAAGGACCCGCTGGAGGACACGGTCCGCAGTGCGGTGTTCGGCTTCGACGGGGTACGGATCAGCGAACTGGCGGAGCGGACGGTGCGGTTGGCCGACGGCGAGTGA
- a CDS encoding NUDIX hydrolase — protein MTTPDFATYIAGLPRVLAGAAALFRDAEGRVLLVEPNYREGWALPGGTIESDDGETPRQGARRETAEEIGLDVELGRLLAVDWVHGTARPPIVAYLYDGGVLGEDDFKSIRLQEEELLSWRLVPREELPAHLPGALGRRVLTALDVLADGSGPAELENGHRVS, from the coding sequence GTGACCACTCCAGACTTCGCCACGTACATCGCGGGCCTGCCCCGTGTCCTCGCCGGGGCCGCCGCTCTCTTCCGTGACGCCGAGGGCCGGGTGCTGCTCGTCGAGCCGAACTACCGTGAGGGCTGGGCACTTCCGGGCGGCACGATCGAGTCCGACGACGGGGAGACCCCACGGCAGGGCGCGCGCCGCGAGACCGCCGAGGAGATCGGCCTCGACGTCGAACTCGGCCGCCTGCTCGCGGTGGACTGGGTGCACGGCACGGCCCGCCCGCCGATCGTGGCCTACCTCTACGACGGCGGCGTCCTCGGCGAGGACGACTTCAAGTCCATCCGCCTGCAAGAAGAGGAACTCCTGTCCTGGCGCCTCGTCCCCCGCGAGGAACTCCCCGCCCACCTGCCGGGCGCCCTGGGCCGCCGCGTCCTGACCGCCCTGGACGTCCTGGCGGACGGCTCGGGCCCGGCGGAACTGGAGAACGGCCACCGCGTGAGCTGA
- a CDS encoding SIR2 family NAD-dependent protein deacylase codes for MTKPLVAVLSGAGISTDSGIPDYRGPNGLWRRDPEAEKLVTYEYYMGDPEIRRRSWQMRRKNRTLQAGPNAAHRAVAELEKSGVPVRVITQNVDGLHQLAGMPARKVLELHGSARGFVCTGCQARGPMEDAIARVEAGEEDPPCLECGSILKSATVMFGERLDPAVLGEALAITKACQVFIAVGTSLQVQPAAGLAGVAADHGARLVIVNAEPTPYDERADEVIREPIGTALPELLRTIGG; via the coding sequence ATGACCAAGCCCCTCGTCGCCGTCCTCAGTGGCGCCGGTATCTCCACCGACTCGGGAATCCCTGACTATCGCGGCCCCAACGGGCTGTGGCGGCGGGATCCGGAGGCCGAGAAGCTCGTGACGTACGAGTACTACATGGGCGACCCGGAGATCCGGCGCCGTTCGTGGCAGATGCGGCGCAAGAACCGGACGCTGCAGGCCGGGCCCAACGCGGCGCACCGGGCGGTGGCCGAGCTGGAGAAGTCCGGAGTGCCGGTCAGGGTCATCACGCAGAACGTGGACGGGCTCCACCAGCTCGCCGGAATGCCCGCCCGCAAGGTGCTCGAACTCCATGGCAGCGCGCGCGGTTTCGTGTGCACCGGATGCCAGGCACGGGGCCCGATGGAGGACGCGATCGCCCGTGTCGAGGCCGGCGAAGAGGACCCGCCGTGCCTGGAGTGCGGCTCCATCCTCAAGTCGGCCACCGTCATGTTCGGCGAGCGGCTCGACCCGGCCGTCCTCGGCGAGGCCCTCGCCATCACCAAGGCCTGCCAGGTCTTCATCGCCGTCGGCACCAGCCTCCAGGTACAGCCCGCGGCAGGCCTCGCCGGCGTCGCCGCCGATCACGGCGCACGGCTCGTCATCGTCAACGCCGAGCCGACGCCGTACGACGAACGCGCCGACGAGGTCATCCGCGAGCCGATCGGCACCGCGCTGCCTGAGCTGCTGCGCACCATCGGCGGCTAG
- a CDS encoding methylated-DNA--[protein]-cysteine S-methyltransferase yields MKQHTVIDSPYGPLTLVADDGVLCGLYMTEQRHRPPEESFGPREDTLFSEAEDQLEAFFAGELKEFTLELRLHGPPFQRTVWDQLRKIPYGETRSYGDLADALGNPGASRAVGLANGKNPIGIIVPCHRVVGAGGSLTGYGGGLERKRRLLEFEGGAALF; encoded by the coding sequence GTGAAACAGCACACCGTGATCGACAGCCCGTACGGCCCCCTGACCCTCGTCGCCGACGACGGCGTCCTGTGCGGCCTCTACATGACGGAACAGCGCCACCGCCCGCCGGAGGAGTCCTTCGGCCCACGAGAAGACACCCTGTTCTCCGAGGCCGAGGACCAACTGGAGGCGTTTTTCGCAGGCGAGCTGAAGGAGTTCACCCTCGAACTCCGCCTGCACGGCCCCCCGTTCCAACGCACCGTCTGGGACCAGCTCCGCAAGATCCCCTACGGCGAGACCCGCTCCTACGGCGACCTCGCCGACGCCCTCGGCAACCCCGGCGCCTCCCGCGCCGTCGGCCTCGCCAACGGCAAGAACCCCATCGGCATCATCGTCCCCTGCCACCGCGTCGTAGGCGCGGGTGGCAGCCTCACCGGCTACGGCGGCGGCTTGGAACGCAAGCGGCGACTGCTGGAGTTCGAGGGCGGGGCGGCGCTGTTCTAG
- a CDS encoding AlkA N-terminal domain-containing protein gives MHTDWERCVRAVQSKDARFDGWFFTAVVTTRIYCRPSCPVVPPKPENMTFYPSAAACQQAGFRACKRCRPDTSPGSPEWNQRADLVARAMRLIADGVVDREGVPGLAARLGYSTRQVERQLLAELGAGPLALARAQRAQTARLLIETTPLPMAEIAFAAGFSSIRTFNDTVREVFALSPSELRTRVPLSRGAQGTPGVLTLRLPFRAPLNPDNLFGHLAATAVPGVEEWRDGAYRRTLRLPYGHGIVSLTPEPDHIACRLTLSDLRDLPVAISRCRRMLDLDADPVAVDEQLRADPVLTPLVDKAPGRRVPRTVDEAEFAIRAVLGQQVSTAAARTHAARIVTAHGEQVDDPEGGLTHLFPSPEALAALDPESLAMPRTRRTTFTTLVRELADGNVHLGVDNDWTETRSRLLSLPGFGPWTVDVIAMRALGDPDAFLPTDLGIRRAAQELGLPSTPAALTARAAAWAPWRAYAVQYLWATDSHPINFLPV, from the coding sequence ATGCACACCGACTGGGAGCGGTGCGTGCGCGCCGTCCAGTCCAAGGACGCGCGTTTCGACGGCTGGTTCTTCACGGCCGTCGTCACCACCCGTATCTACTGCCGGCCCAGCTGCCCCGTCGTGCCGCCCAAGCCGGAGAACATGACCTTCTACCCCAGCGCCGCCGCCTGCCAGCAGGCCGGCTTCCGGGCCTGCAAGCGCTGCCGGCCCGACACCAGCCCCGGCTCACCGGAGTGGAACCAGCGCGCCGACCTCGTGGCCCGCGCGATGCGGCTGATCGCCGACGGTGTGGTGGACCGCGAGGGCGTCCCCGGCCTCGCCGCCCGCCTCGGCTACAGCACCCGCCAGGTCGAACGCCAGCTCCTCGCCGAACTGGGCGCGGGCCCGCTCGCCCTGGCCCGCGCCCAACGCGCCCAGACGGCAAGGCTGTTGATCGAGACGACCCCGCTGCCGATGGCGGAGATCGCCTTCGCGGCAGGCTTCTCCTCCATCCGCACCTTCAACGACACCGTGCGCGAGGTCTTCGCCCTCTCCCCGAGCGAGCTGCGCACCCGCGTGCCCCTGTCCCGCGGCGCTCAGGGCACGCCGGGCGTGCTGACCCTCCGCCTCCCCTTCCGCGCCCCCCTCAACCCCGACAACCTCTTCGGCCACCTCGCGGCCACCGCCGTACCCGGGGTGGAGGAGTGGCGGGACGGCGCGTACCGCCGGACGCTCAGACTGCCGTACGGCCATGGCATCGTCTCCCTGACTCCCGAACCGGACCACATCGCCTGCCGCCTCACCCTCAGCGACCTGCGTGACCTGCCCGTCGCGATCAGCCGGTGCCGCCGCATGCTGGACCTGGACGCCGACCCGGTCGCGGTGGACGAGCAGCTTCGCGCGGACCCGGTCCTGACGCCCCTCGTCGACAAGGCCCCCGGCCGCCGCGTCCCGCGCACCGTGGACGAGGCCGAGTTCGCGATCCGCGCGGTCCTCGGCCAACAGGTCTCCACGGCGGCGGCCCGCACGCACGCGGCCCGCATCGTCACCGCCCACGGCGAGCAGGTGGACGACCCGGAGGGCGGCCTGACGCACCTGTTCCCGTCGCCTGAGGCACTGGCCGCGCTGGACCCGGAGTCGCTGGCGATGCCGCGCACCCGCCGTACGACGTTCACGACGCTGGTCCGCGAACTAGCCGACGGCAATGTGCACTTGGGCGTGGACAACGACTGGACGGAAACCCGTTCCCGCCTGCTGTCCCTGCCGGGCTTCGGCCCCTGGACGGTCGACGTCATCGCCATGCGCGCCCTCGGCGACCCCGACGCGTTCCTCCCCACGGACCTCGGAATCCGCCGCGCCGCCCAGGAGTTGGGCCTGCCGTCCACTCCCGCGGCCCTCACGGCACGGGCGGCGGCATGGGCGCCGTGGCGGGCGTACGCGGTCCAGTACCTGTGGGCGACCGACAGCCACCCGATCAATTTCCTTCCTGTCTAG
- a CDS encoding endonuclease/exonuclease/phosphatase family protein, whose product MNPVSPARAALSTWFRPRGAWIASVLIACMLTLHALVPNRVGRLGSLLETFLPWLGLAVPVLAGVALLRRSPVALAAVLPPLAAWLALFGGLLLPRSDGAYDLTAVQHNVSDVNPDPAGTARTLLRADADLIALEEVTPPHAREFTAALDYPHHAVVGTVGLWSRYPLTDVRAVDIRPTGVGTDWNRGLRATAATPSGELAVYVAHLPSVRLGAGFDTALRDESAALLGRALDAEPLPDLLLLGDLNSTVDDRGLDPVRAHVSAPRRGLAFSWPASFPLARIDQILARDATVTSIWTLPDTSSDHVPIAARIRL is encoded by the coding sequence ATGAACCCTGTGAGTCCGGCGAGAGCCGCCCTGAGCACCTGGTTCCGCCCGCGCGGCGCGTGGATCGCGAGCGTGCTCATCGCCTGCATGCTGACCCTTCACGCCCTCGTACCGAACCGGGTCGGCCGGCTGGGCAGTCTGCTGGAGACCTTCCTGCCCTGGCTCGGTCTGGCCGTCCCGGTCCTGGCGGGCGTGGCGCTGCTGCGGCGGTCACCTGTCGCGCTCGCGGCGGTGTTGCCGCCGCTGGCGGCCTGGCTGGCTCTCTTCGGCGGGCTGCTGCTCCCCCGGTCGGACGGGGCGTACGACCTCACGGCCGTGCAGCACAACGTCAGCGACGTGAACCCGGACCCCGCCGGAACCGCCCGCACCCTGCTGCGGGCGGACGCCGACCTGATCGCCCTGGAAGAGGTGACGCCGCCCCACGCAAGGGAGTTCACGGCGGCCCTCGACTACCCACACCACGCCGTGGTGGGCACGGTCGGCCTGTGGTCCAGGTACCCGCTCACCGACGTCCGCGCCGTCGACATCAGGCCGACCGGCGTGGGCACGGACTGGAACCGCGGACTGCGGGCCACCGCCGCGACCCCGTCGGGCGAGCTCGCGGTCTACGTCGCGCACCTCCCCTCCGTCCGCCTCGGCGCCGGATTCGACACCGCCCTCCGCGACGAGAGCGCGGCCCTGCTCGGCCGCGCACTGGACGCCGAGCCACTGCCGGACCTGCTCCTGCTCGGCGACCTCAACAGCACGGTCGACGACCGCGGTTTGGACCCGGTGCGCGCCCACGTGAGCGCCCCGCGCAGAGGCCTCGCCTTCAGCTGGCCCGCGTCCTTCCCCCTGGCCAGGATCGACCAGATCCTGGCCAGAGACGCGACGGTCACCAGCATCTGGACGCTGCCGGATACGAGCAGCGACCATGTGCCGATCGCCGCCCGCATCCGGCTATAA